In a genomic window of Pedobacter sp. KBS0701:
- a CDS encoding M20 family metallo-hydrolase, translating to MLLENIQKESLDLLRQLIRIQSFSKEEDRTANLIAQFLEERGVKTQRKMNNVWAYNKHFDANKPTLLLNSHHDTVKPNSGYTRDPYDAAIEGDKLFGLGSNDAGGCLVSLIGTFLYYYEQENLKYNICLAATAEEEISGNNGLELVLPDLGELEFGIVGEPTEMNLAIAERGLLVLDCVSHGKAGHAAREEGENAIYKALKDIEWFRNYHFPKVSEVFGPLKMTVTIINAGSQHNVVPANCTFTVDVRVTDAYTNEEVLEIIRANVDCDVTPRSIRLKPSSIDKNHPVVQAGVALGKTTYGSPTTSDQALLDIPSVKCGPGFSGRSHMADEFLYVREVAEGVEGYVNMLKPVIEG from the coding sequence ATGTTACTAGAAAATATACAAAAAGAAAGTCTCGACTTATTGCGGCAGTTGATCCGTATCCAGTCTTTTAGCAAAGAAGAAGATAGAACAGCGAATTTAATCGCCCAGTTTTTGGAGGAGAGAGGGGTTAAGACTCAACGCAAAATGAATAACGTTTGGGCCTACAACAAACATTTTGATGCCAATAAGCCAACTTTGTTGTTAAACTCGCACCATGATACGGTTAAGCCTAATTCAGGTTATACCCGCGATCCTTATGATGCTGCAATTGAAGGGGACAAATTGTTTGGCTTGGGCAGTAATGATGCCGGCGGTTGTCTGGTTTCGTTAATCGGTACGTTTTTATATTATTACGAACAGGAAAATTTAAAATATAATATCTGTTTGGCAGCCACTGCTGAAGAAGAAATTTCGGGTAATAATGGTTTGGAACTGGTGTTGCCTGATTTAGGTGAGCTTGAGTTTGGTATCGTTGGTGAACCAACAGAAATGAATTTGGCTATTGCCGAACGGGGTTTGCTGGTATTGGATTGCGTTTCGCATGGTAAAGCCGGGCATGCTGCCCGTGAAGAAGGAGAAAATGCAATTTACAAAGCATTAAAAGATATTGAATGGTTCAGAAATTATCACTTTCCTAAAGTGTCTGAGGTTTTTGGTCCTTTGAAAATGACGGTAACGATTATTAATGCAGGTTCGCAGCATAATGTTGTTCCTGCAAACTGTACTTTCACAGTTGATGTACGTGTAACCGATGCTTATACCAATGAAGAAGTGTTAGAAATCATCAGGGCAAATGTAGATTGTGATGTTACCCCGCGTTCCATCCGTTTAAAACCATCATCGATTGATAAAAACCATCCGGTTGTTCAAGCCGGAGTAGCACTTGGAAAAACTACTTACGGTTCGCCAACTACATCCGATCAGGCTTTACTGGATATCCCTTCAGTAAAATGTGGACCAGGTTTTTCTGGCCGCTCGCACATGGCTGATGAATTTTTATATGTTCGCGAGGTTGCAGAAGGCGTTGAAGGATATGTAAATATGCTAAAACCGGTTATTGAAGGTTGA
- a CDS encoding acetylornithine carbamoyltransferase, with product MKLFTSVHDVPSIKQFVNDALALKADPYAHQDLGKNKTLGLVFMNPSLRTRLSTQKAALNLGMNVMVMNMDKEGWALETQDGVVMNGSTVEHIREAAAVMGQYCDILGLRSFPKLNNREEDYSEDFFNKFVKYCAVPVVSLESATRHPLQSFADIITIHETWTKKTDGRKPKVVLAWAPHVKALPQAVPNSFAEWMCKAQAEGMIDFTIAQPEGYELSEDFTPNADIQYNLEEALAGADYVYVKNWSSYTEYGKVLTYPDGWMMNNQKLKFTNDAKVMHCLPVRRDLELSSEILDGPNSLVIHEAGNRLWAAQAVIKAMLEEL from the coding sequence ATGAAACTTTTCACTTCCGTACACGATGTTCCAAGCATCAAACAATTTGTAAATGATGCGCTTGCGTTAAAGGCAGATCCTTATGCACATCAGGATTTAGGTAAAAACAAAACCTTGGGTCTGGTTTTTATGAATCCAAGTTTACGTACCCGGTTAAGTACGCAGAAAGCTGCCTTAAATTTAGGTATGAACGTAATGGTGATGAACATGGATAAAGAAGGCTGGGCTTTAGAAACACAGGATGGCGTGGTGATGAATGGTTCAACCGTTGAGCATATCCGTGAAGCGGCAGCCGTAATGGGACAATATTGCGATATCCTGGGTTTACGCTCCTTTCCAAAATTGAACAATCGCGAAGAGGATTATAGCGAAGATTTCTTCAATAAATTTGTGAAATACTGTGCTGTACCTGTAGTAAGTTTGGAGAGTGCAACGCGTCACCCTTTGCAAAGCTTCGCCGATATTATTACCATCCACGAAACCTGGACGAAAAAAACCGATGGCCGCAAACCAAAAGTAGTTTTGGCCTGGGCGCCCCATGTTAAGGCTTTGCCACAAGCCGTACCAAATTCTTTTGCGGAGTGGATGTGTAAAGCGCAGGCAGAAGGAATGATCGATTTTACCATTGCCCAACCTGAGGGTTACGAACTTTCGGAGGATTTTACACCAAATGCAGATATTCAATATAATTTAGAGGAGGCTTTGGCCGGAGCGGATTACGTGTATGTGAAAAACTGGAGCAGTTATACAGAGTACGGTAAAGTATTAACTTACCCGGATGGTTGGATGATGAATAACCAAAAGTTGAAATTTACCAACGATGCCAAAGTAATGCACTGTTTGCCGGTTCGTCGTGATCTTGAATTATCATCTGAAATTTTAGATGGACCAAACTCATTGGTTATCCACGAGGCTGGCAATCGTTTGTGGGCTGCACAAGCAGTGATTAAAGCGATGTTGGAAGAGTTGTAA
- a CDS encoding DUF433 domain-containing protein, translating into MMKTYSNFIEIDSNKRFGRPCIKGTRIAVYDVLSWLSNGMTIQNILDDFPEIKEEEVLACLAYSADREHNIRVA; encoded by the coding sequence ATGATGAAAACTTATTCTAATTTCATAGAAATTGATTCGAATAAACGCTTTGGTAGGCCGTGCATTAAGGGAACCAGGATTGCTGTTTATGATGTTTTAAGTTGGTTATCAAACGGAATGACCATTCAGAATATTTTAGATGATTTTCCAGAAATTAAAGAAGAGGAAGTATTGGCCTGTCTTGCCTACTCTGCAGATAGGGAACATAATATAAGAGTTGCCTAG
- a CDS encoding N-acetyltransferase: MNNIKIKQIGLTESHLVVGLFNQYRIFYNQFSDIGMAKAFIDERLQHNESIIFLAIDEDTEKPVGFTQLYPKFSSAKLSKNWILNDLYVDEVYRKQGIGEKLIKTAMEFSKTTGATFIQLETAVDNYTAQQLYENIGFEKQGNDEEFFLYKMALNS, encoded by the coding sequence GTGAATAATATAAAGATAAAGCAAATAGGATTAACAGAATCCCACCTCGTAGTTGGCCTGTTTAACCAATATCGCATATTTTATAACCAGTTTTCGGATATTGGCATGGCCAAAGCTTTTATTGATGAGCGTTTGCAACATAACGAATCGATCATTTTTTTAGCGATAGACGAGGATACTGAAAAACCGGTGGGTTTCACGCAGTTATACCCGAAATTCTCGTCGGCAAAATTAAGTAAAAACTGGATTCTGAACGATCTGTATGTTGATGAGGTTTACCGTAAGCAGGGAATCGGTGAAAAATTGATTAAAACCGCCATGGAGTTTTCCAAAACCACTGGTGCTACATTTATACAACTGGAAACTGCTGTAGATAATTACACTGCACAGCAGTTATACGAAAACATAGGCTTTGAAAAACAAGGTAATGACGAAGAATTTTTTCTTTATAAAATGGCATTAAACTCATAG
- a CDS encoding GNAT family N-acetyltransferase, translated as MDINEFIVQVALPEHRVFAEEIVTEMAESAKARGTGIARRSPEYISNKMHEGKSVIAFHKDGSWAGFCYIETWSHGQFVANSGLVVSPKYRKAGLAKAIKNEIFGLSRKLYPKAKIFGLTTGLAVMKINSDLGYEPVTYSELTQDEEFWKGCQSCVNFEILKMKERKNCMCTAMLYDPAEKKHEVAKQFAEELQKKPKLYERFMRIKQRLVVKPKPKTGLKALLFLFTFLFNK; from the coding sequence ATGGATATTAACGAATTTATAGTGCAGGTTGCACTTCCTGAACATCGTGTATTTGCAGAAGAAATAGTAACCGAGATGGCTGAATCGGCAAAAGCTCGTGGAACAGGCATTGCCAGGCGTTCGCCAGAATACATTTCCAATAAAATGCACGAGGGTAAATCGGTTATTGCTTTCCACAAAGATGGTTCCTGGGCAGGGTTTTGCTATATCGAAACCTGGAGCCATGGCCAGTTTGTCGCCAATAGTGGTTTGGTAGTAAGTCCTAAATACCGTAAAGCCGGATTAGCAAAAGCCATTAAAAATGAAATTTTCGGTTTATCGAGAAAGTTGTATCCCAAGGCAAAAATCTTTGGTTTAACAACTGGTTTAGCGGTAATGAAAATAAACTCAGACCTGGGTTACGAACCAGTAACTTACAGCGAGCTTACCCAGGATGAAGAATTTTGGAAAGGCTGCCAGAGTTGCGTAAACTTTGAGATTTTAAAAATGAAGGAGCGCAAAAACTGCATGTGCACTGCCATGCTTTACGATCCGGCTGAAAAAAAACACGAAGTAGCCAAGCAATTTGCCGAAGAACTGCAGAAAAAACCCAAATTATACGAGCGTTTTATGCGCATTAAACAACGTTTAGTTGTTAAACCTAAGCCCAAAACAGGCTTAAAAGCCCTTTTATTTTTATTTACGTTTTTATTTAATAAATAG
- a CDS encoding four helix bundle protein yields the protein MRDYQKLDVWKKAHLFTLQVYKEILPIMPIEEKFALTQQIRRATYSIPLNIVEGSGKNTDKDFVHYLDNALGSTKEIEYAFILIRDLAYISLAVYEAVNKSVNEIKAMLIAFIKFLRGGGKA from the coding sequence ATGAGAGATTATCAAAAACTTGATGTTTGGAAAAAGGCTCACTTATTTACTTTACAGGTTTATAAGGAAATCCTACCTATAATGCCTATTGAAGAAAAATTTGCTTTAACCCAACAAATTCGGCGGGCCACCTATTCTATTCCTTTAAATATTGTAGAAGGAAGCGGTAAAAACACAGATAAGGATTTTGTTCATTATCTTGATAATGCACTTGGCTCTACAAAAGAAATAGAATATGCTTTTATTCTCATCCGTGATTTAGCTTACATCAGTTTAGCCGTTTACGAGGCTGTGAATAAAAGTGTTAATGAAATTAAGGCGATGTTAATCGCATTTATTAAATTTTTGAGAGGCGGTGGAAAAGCTTAG
- the argG gene encoding argininosuccinate synthase, translating into MKKVVLAFSGGLDTSFCCIYLAQDRGLEVHSVIVNTGGFSDEELQEIEKRAYALGVKSHAVVDETEGYYDDCIKYLIFGNVLKNATYPLSVSAERVSQATAIANYVKKIGADYVAHGSTGAGNDQVRFDMIFNILIPGVEIITPIRDLKLSREAEIEYLAQHGVEYSVEKARYSINKGLWGTSVGGKETLTSHETLPESAWPTQVTETESRKVELTFEKGELVAIDGEKLAPVRAIQKLQAIAQPFGIGRDIHVGDTIIGIKGRVGFEAAGPIIIIKAHHTLEKHTLTKWQLSWKEQLSSFYGNWLHEGQFHDPIMRNIEAFLADTQKFVSGKVFVELLPYRFQIIGIESNHDLMSNKFGSYGEMNNAWSGEDVKGFSKIFGNQVMIWHKVNSEEA; encoded by the coding sequence ATGAAAAAAGTTGTTTTAGCATTTAGCGGAGGATTAGATACCTCATTTTGTTGTATTTACCTGGCACAGGATCGCGGATTGGAAGTTCACTCGGTAATAGTAAATACTGGTGGTTTCTCTGACGAAGAGTTACAGGAGATTGAGAAAAGAGCTTATGCTTTGGGCGTAAAATCGCATGCTGTGGTAGATGAAACAGAGGGTTACTATGATGATTGTATCAAATACCTGATTTTTGGCAACGTATTAAAAAATGCTACTTACCCATTATCGGTTAGTGCAGAACGTGTAAGTCAGGCGACTGCTATTGCCAACTATGTAAAAAAAATCGGAGCTGATTATGTAGCGCATGGTAGCACCGGAGCAGGTAACGATCAGGTACGTTTTGATATGATTTTCAATATCCTGATTCCAGGAGTAGAAATCATTACCCCGATCAGGGATTTAAAGTTATCACGAGAAGCAGAAATAGAATATTTGGCGCAACATGGAGTTGAATATAGTGTTGAAAAAGCCAGGTATTCAATCAATAAAGGTTTATGGGGAACTTCGGTAGGAGGAAAAGAAACTTTAACTTCTCACGAAACCTTGCCTGAAAGCGCCTGGCCAACCCAGGTTACCGAAACCGAATCGCGAAAAGTAGAATTAACTTTCGAAAAAGGAGAATTGGTTGCTATTGATGGCGAAAAATTGGCGCCTGTGAGGGCAATTCAAAAATTACAGGCCATTGCTCAACCTTTTGGTATTGGTCGCGATATCCACGTGGGTGATACCATCATTGGTATTAAAGGTCGCGTAGGTTTTGAGGCTGCTGGCCCCATCATCATTATCAAAGCACACCATACTTTGGAAAAACATACGTTAACCAAATGGCAGTTAAGCTGGAAAGAGCAACTATCATCTTTCTATGGTAACTGGTTACACGAAGGTCAGTTCCACGATCCGATTATGCGGAATATTGAGGCTTTTTTAGCTGACACCCAGAAATTTGTGAGCGGTAAAGTGTTTGTTGAATTGTTGCCGTACCGTTTCCAGATTATCGGAATTGAATCAAACCATGATTTAATGAGTAATAAATTTGGTAGCTACGGCGAAATGAACAACGCCTGGAGCGGAGAAGATGTTAAAGGTTTCTCTAAAATATTCGGTAACCAGGTAATGATCTGGCATAAGGTGAATAGTGAAGAAGCCTAG
- the proC gene encoding pyrroline-5-carboxylate reductase: protein MSKKIAIIGSGNIGLSLAKGLVKADFAQAADITLTRRNIDHLKSYAESGFRVSNNNKQAVVEADVVILAVLPQQLNTVLDEIQTSIVPVKHLVISVISGVSCAAVREKLGEDVEVIRVMPNTAIAIGQSMTCMASDNASAENIASVTKMFETVGSVVKINEDLMTSATALCACGIAFFLRAIRAASQGGVEIGFHADEALKMAVQTAKGAADLLLLHGTHPESEIDKVTSPKGCTIAGLNEMEHNGFSSSLIKGIKLSALKAGNLYTKES from the coding sequence ATGTCAAAAAAAATAGCCATTATTGGAAGCGGAAATATCGGTTTATCTTTAGCAAAAGGTTTAGTGAAAGCTGATTTTGCTCAAGCTGCCGACATTACGTTAACCCGCAGAAATATTGATCATTTAAAATCGTATGCCGAATCAGGTTTTAGGGTAAGTAATAACAATAAACAAGCCGTTGTAGAGGCTGATGTTGTGATTTTAGCCGTTCTGCCACAACAATTAAATACGGTTTTGGATGAAATTCAGACTTCGATTGTTCCGGTTAAACACCTGGTTATTTCGGTTATTTCGGGCGTGAGTTGCGCTGCAGTTAGAGAAAAACTGGGAGAAGATGTTGAAGTGATCCGTGTGATGCCAAATACGGCAATTGCCATCGGGCAATCCATGACCTGTATGGCCAGCGATAATGCCTCAGCAGAAAATATCGCAAGTGTGACCAAAATGTTCGAAACAGTTGGTTCAGTGGTGAAAATTAACGAAGATTTAATGACTTCGGCAACAGCGCTTTGTGCCTGTGGTATTGCGTTCTTTTTAAGGGCCATCCGGGCTGCATCGCAGGGTGGGGTAGAAATTGGTTTCCATGCTGATGAAGCGCTAAAAATGGCTGTTCAAACGGCAAAAGGTGCGGCAGATTTGCTTTTATTACATGGAACACACCCGGAATCAGAAATAGATAAAGTAACTTCGCCGAAAGGTTGTACTATTGCCGGTTTGAACGAAATGGAGCATAACGGTTTTAGTTCTTCATTGATAAAAGGGATTAAACTTTCGGCTTTAAAAGCAGGAAACTTGTACACCAAAGAAAGCTAA
- the argB gene encoding acetylglutamate kinase codes for MKNKQLTIIKIGGNVIDNSENLHQFLLDFTALPGDKILVHGGGKIATELGESLGIEAKMVEGRRITDIETLRIVTMVYAGLINKNMVAQLQAKGSNAIGLSGADGNVIKAKKRPVSTKTYGADAGPMAGAVIDYGFVGDLDENSVSSTTLDNLLKAGLVPVLCAITHDGDTQLLNTNADTIASSVAIAMSNLYETRLVYCFEKKGVLKDVNDDATVVREIKADEFEGLKADGTVQGGMIPKLHNAFEAIKKGVSAVYIGKADELAELADGTFGTKMLK; via the coding sequence ATGAAGAATAAACAACTCACAATCATAAAAATCGGTGGAAACGTAATCGATAATTCAGAAAACCTGCATCAGTTTTTGCTGGATTTTACGGCATTGCCAGGAGATAAAATTTTGGTTCATGGTGGTGGTAAAATTGCAACTGAACTGGGTGAATCATTGGGAATTGAAGCCAAAATGGTTGAGGGAAGAAGAATCACCGATATTGAAACCCTGCGGATTGTAACCATGGTTTACGCAGGTTTGATCAATAAAAATATGGTTGCGCAACTACAGGCTAAAGGTAGCAATGCCATTGGCTTAAGTGGAGCCGACGGTAATGTGATCAAAGCAAAAAAACGGCCGGTTAGTACCAAAACTTATGGTGCAGATGCAGGACCTATGGCCGGTGCAGTAATTGATTATGGTTTTGTGGGCGATTTGGATGAAAATTCTGTTTCTTCAACAACTTTAGATAACTTGCTGAAGGCCGGATTGGTTCCTGTTTTATGTGCTATAACACATGATGGTGATACGCAACTCTTAAATACCAACGCTGACACTATTGCTTCATCTGTTGCGATAGCAATGTCAAACTTATATGAAACCCGTTTGGTATATTGCTTTGAGAAAAAGGGTGTGTTAAAGGATGTTAATGATGATGCTACTGTGGTAAGAGAAATCAAGGCTGATGAGTTTGAAGGTTTGAAAGCTGACGGAACGGTACAAGGCGGAATGATCCCTAAACTGCACAATGCTTTTGAAGCGATTAAAAAAGGAGTTTCGGCTGTATATATCGGTAAAGCAGACGAGCTGGCCGAGCTTGCTGATGGTACTTTTGGAACCAAAATGCTGAAATGA
- the argC gene encoding N-acetyl-gamma-glutamyl-phosphate reductase, which translates to MNKIKAGIIGGAGYTGGEMLRILVNHPNVEIAFVNSTSNAGNLISDVHTDLIGDTDLKFVSDIPQDIDVLFLCVGHGDAKKFLAANPINENIKIIDLSQDFRLHEKSTFENREFIYGLPELNRDKIKAAKNIANPGCFATCIQLGLLPLAAKGLIKKEVHINATTGSTGAGQSLAATSHFSWRNNNLSIYKAFEHQHLNEISESLLQLQPSLSEVLNFIPQRGAFTRGILAAIYLESDLSLEEAQNLYEEYYSTHPFTHVSRKNIDLKQVVNTNKALVHVEKHGGKLFIISIIDNLLKGASGQAVQNMNLMFGLDEAAGLKLKAANF; encoded by the coding sequence ATGAATAAAATTAAAGCAGGAATAATCGGTGGTGCAGGTTACACAGGAGGCGAAATGCTGCGCATTTTGGTTAATCATCCAAATGTTGAAATTGCTTTCGTAAATAGTACCAGTAACGCCGGAAACCTGATTTCTGATGTACATACTGATCTGATCGGAGACACGGATTTAAAATTTGTAAGTGATATTCCACAGGATATTGATGTACTTTTTCTTTGTGTTGGTCATGGCGATGCGAAAAAGTTTTTAGCCGCTAACCCCATCAATGAAAACATTAAAATAATCGATTTATCGCAGGATTTCAGGTTACATGAAAAATCGACATTCGAAAACCGCGAATTTATTTACGGATTGCCAGAACTTAACCGCGATAAAATTAAAGCAGCTAAAAATATTGCCAATCCGGGTTGTTTTGCAACCTGTATACAGTTAGGTTTATTGCCCTTGGCTGCTAAAGGTTTGATCAAAAAAGAAGTTCACATCAATGCAACTACCGGTTCAACCGGTGCCGGGCAGAGTTTAGCTGCCACTTCGCATTTTAGCTGGAGAAACAATAACCTTTCTATTTATAAGGCATTTGAGCATCAGCATCTGAACGAGATCAGCGAAAGTTTGTTGCAGTTGCAGCCATCACTTTCGGAGGTTTTAAACTTTATTCCACAGCGTGGAGCATTTACCAGGGGCATTTTGGCTGCCATTTACCTCGAAAGCGATCTTAGTTTGGAAGAGGCACAGAACCTTTACGAAGAATATTATAGTACACATCCTTTTACGCATGTAAGCCGGAAAAATATCGATTTAAAACAGGTCGTAAATACCAATAAAGCGCTGGTGCATGTAGAAAAACATGGCGGTAAATTATTTATCATCAGCATTATCGATAACCTGTTAAAAGGTGCCAGCGGACAAGCGGTTCAGAATATGAATTTAATGTTTGGATTGGATGAAGCAGCAGGACTTAAGTTAAAGGCAGCCAATTTCTAG
- a CDS encoding DUF5615 family PIN-like protein encodes MKLLFDQNISHRITKLLEADFPACDQIQRLKLENKSYKEILTFAGQSGYVIVTFDADFYEFLNLYGHPPKIIWLRSGNNTTSGIAETLIEKRELISDFIKQDEFSCLELQ; translated from the coding sequence GTGAAACTATTGTTCGATCAAAACATCTCTCACAGGATCACAAAACTTTTAGAAGCCGATTTTCCAGCTTGCGACCAAATACAGCGGTTAAAGTTGGAAAACAAATCATACAAGGAAATCTTGACTTTTGCTGGTCAAAGTGGTTATGTAATTGTAACTTTCGACGCAGATTTCTATGAGTTTTTAAATCTGTATGGTCATCCACCTAAAATTATTTGGCTTCGTTCCGGAAACAATACAACGAGTGGGATTGCAGAGACTTTAATAGAAAAAAGAGAATTAATAAGTGATTTTATAAAGCAGGATGAATTTTCTTGTTTGGAATTACAATAA
- a CDS encoding cupin domain-containing protein has product MSEILSKENGLNHYKWGNNCDGWNFVSKPEAVIKQELMPPQTAEKLHFHTYAEQFFFILKGQATFLIEAESFAVDANKGLQIKAGDKHKIMNNGVDDLEFILFSYPSTQNDRTDCE; this is encoded by the coding sequence ATGAGCGAAATCCTTTCAAAAGAGAATGGTTTAAATCACTATAAATGGGGCAATAATTGTGATGGATGGAATTTTGTAAGCAAACCTGAGGCAGTAATTAAACAAGAATTAATGCCGCCTCAAACTGCTGAGAAATTACATTTTCATACTTATGCAGAACAGTTTTTCTTCATATTGAAAGGGCAGGCAACATTTTTAATTGAAGCTGAATCATTTGCAGTTGATGCCAACAAAGGTTTACAGATTAAAGCTGGCGATAAACATAAAATTATGAACAATGGTGTTGATGATTTAGAATTTATTCTTTTCTCCTATCCATCAACCCAAAACGACAGAACTGATTGTGAATAA
- a CDS encoding YhcG family protein → MNKPIKSITSDFEQVILLITEARNRVYSKANAELVMLYFSVGQIVSEKVANGKWGDGTVNDLADYIAEKQPLLKGFNRRGLYRMKQFYEVYSEKEIVTTLLTQFQDADNEFDKFVTTVLTQIPWSSHLHILNKTKTIEEKLFYIHTSIKEKLSVRELERQLNSATFERTMLSDKFGHAIAKQLPRGIFKDPYIFEFLALPEIHSEDDLQNALIKNLQNFILEMGKGFTYMGSKYRLQVGNKDYYTDLLFYHRDLQCMVLFELKIEEFQPEFLGKLNFYLEALDRDVKRPHENPSIGVLLCKGKDVEVVEYALARNLSPALIADYETKLIDKKLLVEKLHQLSEIFYKNEE, encoded by the coding sequence ATGAATAAGCCAATAAAAAGTATAACATCAGATTTTGAGCAGGTCATTTTGCTTATTACTGAAGCCCGGAATAGGGTCTACAGTAAAGCAAATGCAGAACTCGTAATGTTATATTTTAGTGTTGGACAAATTGTTTCCGAAAAAGTTGCCAATGGCAAATGGGGCGATGGAACTGTTAATGATTTAGCAGACTATATTGCAGAGAAACAACCTCTGTTAAAGGGATTTAACCGTCGTGGACTTTATAGAATGAAACAATTTTATGAAGTTTATAGTGAGAAGGAAATCGTGACAACACTGCTGACACAATTTCAAGATGCTGATAATGAGTTTGATAAATTTGTGACAACAGTGTTGACACAAATACCGTGGTCTTCTCATTTACACATTTTAAACAAAACCAAAACTATAGAGGAAAAGCTATTTTATATCCATACTTCTATTAAAGAGAAACTATCGGTAAGAGAACTCGAGCGCCAGTTAAATTCAGCCACTTTTGAACGGACTATGCTTAGTGATAAATTTGGACACGCAATAGCTAAACAATTGCCTCGTGGAATTTTTAAAGACCCTTACATTTTTGAGTTTTTGGCTTTACCCGAGATCCATTCTGAAGATGACCTGCAGAACGCATTAATTAAAAACCTACAAAATTTTATATTAGAGATGGGAAAGGGTTTTACGTATATGGGGAGTAAATACAGACTGCAGGTAGGAAATAAAGATTACTATACAGATTTATTATTTTATCACCGCGATTTGCAGTGTATGGTTTTATTTGAATTGAAGATAGAAGAATTTCAACCGGAATTTTTGGGAAAATTGAATTTCTATCTCGAAGCCTTGGATAGGGATGTTAAACGGCCGCATGAAAATCCAAGTATTGGTGTCTTATTGTGCAAAGGTAAAGATGTTGAAGTTGTGGAATACGCGCTAGCTAGAAATTTGTCACCTGCTTTAATTGCAGATTATGAAACTAAACTCATTGATAAAAAGTTACTCGTAGAAAAACTACATCAGCTTTCAGAAATTTTCTATAAAAATGAAGAATAA
- a CDS encoding aspartate aminotransferase family protein — protein sequence MQLFDVYPLNDIEITKAAGSNVWDANEQQYLDLYGGHAVISIGHTHPDYVSRLTDQLNKVGFYSNSVKIPLQVQLAEKLGEVSGKKDFQLFLCNSGAEANENALKLASFYNGRKKVIAFTGAFHGRTSLAVAVTDNPKIVAPVNQTENVIFLPFNNEIALEETFKAQGNDISAVIIEGIQGVGGIKEASKSFLQKIRLLCDEYNAVYIADSVQCGYGRTGSFYSHDYSGVEADVYTMAKGMGNGFPVAGISIAPKFKPWHGELGTTFGGNHLACAAALAVLEVMEKDNLIKNAEEVGNYLITELKKFEQVVEIRGRGLMIGIELPAELAHVKKELLFTHHIFTGEAKPNVIRLLPALNLTKAHADEFLAAFRKLVK from the coding sequence ATGCAACTATTCGACGTTTATCCACTTAACGATATAGAAATAACCAAAGCAGCAGGCAGCAATGTTTGGGACGCTAACGAACAACAATATTTAGATTTATATGGCGGTCATGCCGTGATTTCGATAGGCCACACGCATCCAGATTACGTAAGCCGTTTAACTGACCAGTTGAACAAAGTTGGCTTTTATTCGAATTCCGTTAAAATTCCTTTACAGGTTCAGCTTGCTGAAAAGTTGGGCGAAGTTTCTGGTAAAAAAGATTTTCAGCTCTTTTTATGCAATTCTGGAGCCGAAGCAAATGAAAATGCTTTAAAACTGGCTTCATTTTACAACGGAAGAAAAAAGGTAATTGCTTTTACAGGCGCTTTCCACGGACGTACCTCTTTAGCAGTTGCCGTAACCGATAATCCTAAAATTGTAGCACCTGTTAATCAAACTGAAAATGTAATCTTTTTGCCTTTTAATAATGAAATTGCTTTAGAAGAAACTTTCAAAGCACAAGGCAATGATATTTCAGCGGTAATTATCGAAGGTATCCAAGGTGTTGGAGGGATTAAAGAAGCTTCAAAAAGTTTTCTGCAAAAAATCCGTTTACTTTGTGATGAATATAATGCCGTTTACATTGCCGATAGCGTACAATGTGGTTATGGACGTACCGGCTCGTTTTACTCGCACGATTATTCGGGTGTTGAAGCAGATGTGTATACGATGGCAAAAGGAATGGGAAATGGATTTCCGGTAGCCGGGATTTCTATTGCGCCTAAATTTAAACCTTGGCATGGAGAGTTGGGTACAACTTTCGGTGGTAACCATTTAGCTTGCGCTGCGGCTCTAGCGGTTTTGGAAGTGATGGAAAAAGATAACCTGATCAAAAATGCTGAAGAAGTTGGGAACTATCTCATTACTGAATTAAAGAAATTTGAGCAGGTAGTAGAAATTCGTGGCCGTGGGCTAATGATCGGTATCGAACTGCCAGCCGAACTGGCACATGTTAAAAAAGAATTATTGTTTACACACCATATTTTTACCGGCGAGGCAAAACCTAATGTAATCCGTTTATTGCCGGCTTTAAATTTGACTAAGGCACATGCTGATGAATTTTTAGCTGCTTTTAGAAAATTAGTAAAATAG